In the genome of Drosophila pseudoobscura strain MV-25-SWS-2005 chromosome 3, UCI_Dpse_MV25, whole genome shotgun sequence, one region contains:
- the Patronin gene encoding patronin isoform X44: protein MDAAESQEIRQARQRASVKWLLSKAFNNRVPDNLKEPFYRDHENQERLKPQIIVELGNATLYCQTLSNLYSDPNYQSLNHWSIIQTLARKGVPVAESSDMPITETVLIQTNPLRINAHMSVIESLMVLYAKEISSGDRIMSAIRRISGSNYQTPPGQTYEQALLAWISHACAALKKRIIKEVETGLPDENGTRLQTPDIPPVRDFQDLCDGICLALLIAYYCPKVVPWTMVRINYLPAVEDSIHNILLVSNFSQKHLPYGVFHMTPEDVTFMRGSMKLNLVLLLTDLFNLFEIHPAKCVCYPGMDGQVPHSNSFSGGLNRRSTPPNEHQQQQHQQTVVQANSNHFDGNQGEAFVVHKSRGITTLSSMHSQQQQQHHHQQQHQQQQQFHQQQQSQLQQQLQQQQQQQQQEPLVPARLRQAKEKTNVESKADERGDFVAAGRPSNWEQSRRPSFAGRRSRRNSSSEDSQLTIENFGGSQDQLHTLGGRFDRDRERDRDRDRERKFSNTSIAEPAVAVRSSIADARGTLQLGYDTDSGSEKQDRETEKYSMRRQASVDNVPTVSAHNLSNASSPLPQARNKQHSSDKDYSHSVADTYNDARSSAYDPESTPVRKSSTSSMPASPAAWQLDVGDEDMRSLENATKLSTIRMKLEEKRRRIEQDKRKIEMALLRHQEKEDLESCPEVMKWETMSNESKRTPDMDPVDLDKYQQSIAIMNMNLQDIQQDIHRLATQQSQMQAQHLQAQQLLQAQQIANMLNQQQTYGSQQHLSDHHYQQQQRPMQQSFGSSPHLPQAYNAPVSAYSSRPPSRDPYQQQHQQQQPMAMPQPMQFVNEHGQYMSPPQPSHYQPQSIYSDNGAPYNNHSPHYGAAAPPQYRSSVVFDDYGQPTNHFYLHESSPQAQPQVHPQRRTWAHSAAAAAYEQQQQIQQPMVDVNAWQSQQQQQQHHQQQKKAQQPWMNRPPSSAGGAAQGSFMLHQNGGGGAGGGGGGGGELQHLFQVQASPQHSQRQLGGGANGVQRQQSLTNLRDNRSPKSQHQPQTMGMAMQQEDMMAPQSICFIGDEEDVDEVERNIIESMQATRISDFVLQQQQQQQHHQQQLQLQQQQQRLQGGRGSSSEDYDSGEMISNKLNITSGNLTYRIPSPSRPSIQANSFQDPRDSEDQPAEKGFYISFDDDQPKRPKPPLRAKRSPKKEALPLGGSSSSIRDRDSVDHQTLLKRESLSQLHNNNNNNGSEDGHKSAGANRHSIHGLNHSNSVKSPGNATYNKYTDEAPIQLRHLAVSGSDPFGHEPHPHPHPQPMQQQPMSPTRIQQSNNSAEAAKNKALVIGADATNLDPESVDEMERRKEKIMLLSLQRRQQQEEAKARKEIEASQKREKEREKEEERARKKEDQMARRAAILEQHRLKKAIEEAEREGKTLDRPDLHVKLQPQSSSATNPRLRQQRTTRPRPKTIHVDDASVDISEASSISSRGKKGSSSNLTGYGQLSSNSMKRDYYRGSQDSLTVKEPAAVERGRTLSRISVAKGSTLNFRGRKSNSLMNLCDSGLGRATPPRRAPSPGMGASGPKLYKQPAAKSNRGIILNAVEYCVFPGAVNREAKQKVLEKIARSEAKHFLVLFRDAGCQFRALYSYMPESGDQVTKLYGTGPSQVDEVMFDKFFKYNSGGKCFSQVHTKHLTVTIDAFTIHNSLWQGKRVQLPSKKDMALVI from the exons ATGGATGCCGCCGAATCACAGGAAATACGACAG GCTCGTCAACGCGCTTCCGTCAAGTGGCTGCTCTCGAAGGCCTTCAACAATCGCGTGCCGGACAACCTGAAGGAGCCCTTCTATCGCGACCATGAGAATCAGGAGCGCCTCAAGCCCCAGATCATTGTGGAGCTGGGCAACGCCACGCTGTACTGCCAGACGTTGTCCAATCTGTACTCAGATCCCAACTACCAAAGCTTGAATCACTGGTCAATAATACAGACGCTAGCGCGCAAGGGTGTCCCGGTGGCCGAGTCCTCGGACATGCCCATTACCGAAACGGTATTAATTCAAACGAATCCGTTGCGAATT AACGCCCACATGTCTGTGATAGAATCGCTGATGGTTTTGTATGCCAAGGAGATATCATCGGGTGACCGCATCATGTCGGCCATCAGAAG AATATCTGGCAGCAATTACCAGACGCCTCCTGGCCAAACGTATGAGCAAGCTCTGCTGGCTTGGATTTCGCATGCCTGCGCCGCTCTGAAGAAGCGCATCATCAAGGAGGTGGAGACAGGGCTGCCCGATGAGAAT GGCACGCGTCTGCAGACGCCGGACATACCGCCAGTGAGGGACTTCCAGGATCTGTGCGATGGCATCTGCCTGGCGCTGCTCATCGCCTACTACTGCCCCAAGGTGGTGCCCTGGACGATGGTGCGCATCAACTATCTGCCCGCTGTCGAGGACTCCATACACAATATCCTGCTCGTGAGCAATTTCTCACAGAAGCATCTGCCATATGGCGTCTTCCACATGACGCCCGAGGATGTGACCTTCATGAGGGG ATCGATGAAACTGAATCTGGTACTGCTGCTCACGGATCTGTTCAATCTGTTCGAGATACATCCGGCGAAGTGTGTCTGCTACCCGGGCATGGATGGTCAGG TTCCGCATTCGAATTCATTCAGCGGCGGCTTAAATCGCAGATCCACCCCGCCAAAcgaacaccaacaacaacaacaccaacagacGGTTGTTCAAGCAAATTCGAATCATTTCGATGGTAATCAAGGCGAAG CCTTCGTCGTGCACAAGTCGCGTGGCATCACCACACTCTCATCCATGcactcgcagcagcagcagcaacaccaccaccaacagcagcatcagcaacagcaacagttccaccagcagcagcagtcgcagctacagcaacagctacagcagcaacagcagcagcagcagcaggagccctTGGTTCCGGCTCGCTTGCGTCAGGCTAAAGAAAAGACCAATGTCGAGTCCAAGGCGGATGAGAGAG GCGATTTTGTCGCTGCGGGTCGACCAAGTAACTGGGAACAGAGCCGTCGGCCAAGCTTTGCAG GGCGCCGCTCGCGCAGGAACTCCTCCAGCGAGGACTCTCAGCTGACCATCGAGAACTTTGGCGGCTCCCAGGATCAGCTGCACACGCTGGGAGGCAGATTCGATCGGGATCGCGAACGGGAccgagacagggacagggagcgGAAGTTTTCCAACACCAGCATAG CTGAACCCGCTGTGGCCGTGCGCTCCTCCATTGCCGATGCCCGGGGCACGCTGCAGCTTGGCTACGACACGGATTCGGGCTCGGAGAAGCAGGACCGCGAGACGGAGAAGTATTCAATGCGTCGGCAGGCGAG TGTCGACAATGTGCCCACGGTGTCGGCTCACAATCTATCGAATGCGAGCAGCCCCTTGCCACAGGCACGGAACAAGCAACATTCCAGCGACAAAGACTACAGCCACAGCGTGGCGGACACCTACAACGACGCCCGCTCCAGTGCCTACGATCCGGAGAGCACCCCAGTGCGCAAGTCCTCCACCAGCAGCATGCCAGCGAGCCCCGCAGCCTGGCAGCTGGACGTGGGCGATGAGGACATGCGCTCGCTGGAGAACGCCACCAAGCTGTCCACCATACGCATGAAGCTGGAGGAGAAGCGTCGTCGCATTGAGCAGGACAAGCGGAAGATCGAAATGGCCCTGCTCAGGCACCAGGAGAAG GAGGATCTGGAATCTTGTCCGGAGGTTATGAAGTGGGAAACCATGAGCAATGAATCGAAGCGCACGCCGGACATGGATCCCGTTGACTTGGACAAGTACCAG CAAAGCATCGCCATCATGAACATGAATCTGCAGGATATCCAGCAGGATATCCACCGCCTGGCCACGCAGCAGAGCCAGATGCAGGCCCAGCACCTGCAGGCGCAGCAGCTCCTGCAGGCCCAGCAAATAGCCAATATGCTGAACCAG caacagacgTATGGGTCGCAGCAGCACCTGTCTGACCACcactaccagcagcagcagagacccATGCAGCAAAGCTTTGGCTCATCGCCGCATCTTCCGCAGGCCTACAATGCCCCAGTCAGTGCGTACAGCTCCCGTCCGCCCAGCCGCGATCCCtatcagcagcaacaccagcagcagcagcccatgGCCATGCCCCAGCCGATGCAGTTCGTCAATGAGCACGGCCAGTACATGTCGCCGCCGCAGCCCTCCCACTACCAGCCGCAGAGCATCTACAGCGACAATGGAGCGCCCTACAACAACCACTCGCCGCACTACGGAGCGGCTGCTCCTCCGCAGTACAGGAGCAGTGTGGTCTTCGATGACTATGGCCAGCCCACGAACCACTTCTACCTGCATGAGTCCTcgccacaggcacagccacaggtCCATCCCCAGCGCCGCACCTGGGCGCactcagcagcagccgccgcctacgagcagcagcagcagatacagCAGCCGATGGTGGATGTGAATGCGTGGCagtcacagcagcagcagcaacagcaccaccagcagcagaagaaggcccAGCAGCCCTGGATGAACAGGCCTCCCTCCAGCGCGGGAGGAGCGGCCCAGGGCAGCTTTATGCTGCACCAGAACGGGGGAGGAGGTGCTggaggtggtggcggcggcggaggcgagCTCCAGCATCTGTTCCAGGTGCAGGCCTCGCCGCAGCACTCGCAGCGCCAGTTGGGTGGGGGGGCCAACGGGGTGCAGAGACAGCAGTCACTGACCAATCTGCGCGACAATCGCTCGCCCAAGTCCCAGCACCAGCCGCAGACCATGGGCATGGCCATGCAGCAGGAGGACATGATGGCACCGCAGAGCATTTGCTTCATtggcgacgaggaggatgtGGACGAGGTGGAGCGCAACATCATCGAGTCCATGCAGGCCACACGCATCTCGGACTTTgtgcttcagcagcagcagcaacagcaacatcaccagcagcaactgcaactgcagcagcagcagcagcgtctgcAGGGCGGAAGGGGCAGTAGTTCGGAGGACTACGACAGCGGCGAGATGATTTCCAACAAGCTGAACATCACCAGCGGAAATCTCACCTACCGCATACCTTCGCCCTCGCGCCCCTCCATTCAGGCCAACAGTTTCCAGGACCCGCGCGACAGCGAGGATCAGCCGGCCGAGAAGGGCTTCTACATCTCCTTCGACGACGACCAGCCCAAGCGTCCAAAGCCGCCGCTGCGCGCCAAGCGCTCGCCCAAGAAGGAGGCCCTGCCGTtgggcggcagcagcagcagcatccgggacagggacagcgTGGACCACCAGACTCTTCTCAAACGGGAGTCCCTAAGTCAACtgcacaacaacaataacaacaacggCAGCGAGGATGGCCACAAGTCAGCAGGGGCCAACAGGCACAGCATCCACGGCCTCAACCACTCCAACAGTGTCAAATCGCCCGGTAATGCCACCTACAACAAGTACACGGACGAGGCGCCCATCCAACTACGCCATCTGGCCGTATCGGGCTCGGATCCATTTGGCCATgagccacacccacatccacacccacagcccatgcagcagcagcccatgTCACCCACGCGAATCCAGCAGAGCAACAACAGTGCCGAGGCGGCCAAGAACAAGGCGCTGGTGATTGGAGCCGACGCCACCAACCTAGATCCG GAGTCTGTGGATGAAATGGAGCGACGAAAAGAGAAGATCATGCTGCTGTCCCTGCAGCGGcgtcagcagcaggaggaggccaaGGCACGCAAGGAGATAGAGGCCTCGCAGAAGCGGGAAAAGGAgcgggagaaggaggaggagcgcgcACGCAAGAAGGAGGATCAAATGGCGCGACGAGCGGCCATATTGGAACAGCATAGACTCAAGAAAGCCATCGAAGAGGCCGAAAGAGAG GGTAAAACCCTGGATCGGCCCGATCTGCATGTGAAACTGCAACCCCAGTCATCTAGTGCAACGAATCCGCGACTCCGGCAGCAGCGCACGACACGTCCCAGGCCCAAGACCATTCATGTGGACGATGCCAGTGTGGACATCAGTGAGGCTTCGAGCATCTCTAGTCGGGGCAAGAAGGGCTCCAGCTCGAATCTAACCG GCTACGGTCAACTAAGCTCAAATTCAATGAAAAGAGATTATTACAGGGGCTCGCAAGACTCCCTCACAGTGAAAG AGCCAGCAGCCGTCGAGCGGGGCCGCACTCTGTCGCGTATCTCCGTCGCTAAGGGGAGCACACTTAATTTCCGGGGCCGAAAGTCCAATTCGCTAATGAATCTGTGCG ATTCGGGACTGGGACGCGCCACACCGCCGAGGCGCGCACCCTCGCCTGGAATGGGCGCTTCAG GTCCAAAACTCTACAAGCAACCAGCGGCCAAATCCAATCGCGGCATTATACTGAATGCCGTCGAATACTGCGTCTTTCCGGGCGCCGTCAACCGTGAGGCCAAACAGAAAGTGCTCGAGAAGATAGCACGCTCGGAGGCGAAACACTTCCTAGTACTCTTCCGCGATGCGGGCTGCCAGTTCCGCGCCCTCTACAGCTACATGCCCGAGTCCGGGGACCAGGTGACCAAGCTGTACGGCACCGGACCTAGTCAAGTAGACGAAGTCATGTTCGATAAGTTCTTCAA ATACAACTCAGGGGGCAAGTGCTTCTCGCAAGTGCACACCAAGCATCTGACCGTCACCATCGACGCCTTCACAATACACAACTCGCTCTGGCAGGGCAAGCGGGTGCAGTTGCCCAGCAAAAAGGACATGGCGCTTGTGATCTAA
- the Patronin gene encoding patronin isoform X22, translated as MDAAESQEIRQARQRASVKWLLSKAFNNRVPDNLKEPFYRDHENQERLKPQIIVELGNATLYCQTLSNLYSDPNYQSLNHWSIIQTLARKGVPVAESSDMPITETVLIQTNPLRINAHMSVIESLMVLYAKEISSGDRIMSAIRRISGSNYQTPPGQTYEQALLAWISHACAALKKRIIKEVETGLPDENGTRLQTPDIPPVRDFQDLCDGICLALLIAYYCPKVVPWTMVRINYLPAVEDSIHNILLVSNFSQKHLPYGVFHMTPEDVTFMRGSMKLNLVLLLTDLFNLFEIHPAKCVCYPGMDGQDVIARRTLGANEHGICHRRGLTMQPVMPIPDLRSDLDQPPVGSPSNRPPFQVPHSNSFSGGLNRRSTPPNEHQQQQHQQTVVQANSNHFDGNQGEAFVVHKSRGITTLSSMHSQQQQQHHHQQQHQQQQQFHQQQQSQLQQQLQQQQQQQQQEPLVPARLRQAKEKTNVESKADERGDFVAAGRPSNWEQSRRPSFAGRRSRRNSSSEDSQLTIENFGGSQDQLHTLGGRFDRDRERDRDRDRERKFSNTSIAEPAVAVRSSIADARGTLQLGYDTDSGSEKQDRETEKYSMRRQASVDNVPTVSAHNLSNASSPLPQARNKQHSSDKDYSHSVADTYNDARSSAYDPESTPVRKSSTSSMPASPAAWQLDVGDEDMRSLENATKLSTIRMKLEEKRRRIEQDKRKIEMALLRHQEKEDLESCPEVMKWETMSNESKRTPDMDPVDLDKYQQSIAIMNMNLQDIQQDIHRLATQQSQMQAQHLQAQQLLQAQQIANMLNQQQTYGSQQHLSDHHYQQQQRPMQQSFGSSPHLPQAYNAPVSAYSSRPPSRDPYQQQHQQQQPMAMPQPMQFVNEHGQYMSPPQPSHYQPQSIYSDNGAPYNNHSPHYGAAAPPQYRSSVVFDDYGQPTNHFYLHESSPQAQPQVHPQRRTWAHSAAAAAYEQQQQIQQPMVDVNAWQSQQQQQQHHQQQKKAQQPWMNRPPSSAGGAAQGSFMLHQNGGGGAGGGGGGGGELQHLFQVQASPQHSQRQLGGGANGVQRQQSLTNLRDNRSPKSQHQPQTMGMAMQQEDMMAPQSICFIGDEEDVDEVERNIIESMQATRISDFVLQQQQQQQHHQQQLQLQQQQQRLQGGRGSSSEDYDSGEMISNKLNITSGNLTYRIPSPSRPSIQANSFQDPRDSEDQPAEKGFYISFDDDQPKRPKPPLRAKRSPKKEALPLGGSSSSIRDRDSVDHQTLLKRESLSQLHNNNNNNGSEDGHKSAGANRHSIHGLNHSNSVKSPGNATYNKYTDEAPIQLRHLAVSGSDPFGHEPHPHPHPQPMQQQPMSPTRIQQSNNSAEAAKNKALVIGADATNLDPESVDEMERRKEKIMLLSLQRRQQQEEAKARKEIEASQKREKEREKEEERARKKEDQMARRAAILEQHRLKKAIEEAEREGKTLDRPDLHVKLQPQSSSATNPRLRQQRTTRPRPKTIHVDDASVDISEASSISSRGKKGSSSNLTGYGQLSSNSMKRDYYRGSQDSLTVKEPAAVERGRTLSRISVAKGSTLNFRGRKSNSLMNLCDSGLGRATPPRRAPSPGMGASGPKLYKQPAAKSNRGIILNAVEYCVFPGAVNREAKQKVLEKIARSEAKHFLVLFRDAGCQFRALYSYMPESGDQVTKLYGTGPSQVDEVMFDKFFKYNSGGKCFSQVHTKHLTVTIDAFTIHNSLWQGKRVQLPSKKDMALVI; from the exons ATGGATGCCGCCGAATCACAGGAAATACGACAG GCTCGTCAACGCGCTTCCGTCAAGTGGCTGCTCTCGAAGGCCTTCAACAATCGCGTGCCGGACAACCTGAAGGAGCCCTTCTATCGCGACCATGAGAATCAGGAGCGCCTCAAGCCCCAGATCATTGTGGAGCTGGGCAACGCCACGCTGTACTGCCAGACGTTGTCCAATCTGTACTCAGATCCCAACTACCAAAGCTTGAATCACTGGTCAATAATACAGACGCTAGCGCGCAAGGGTGTCCCGGTGGCCGAGTCCTCGGACATGCCCATTACCGAAACGGTATTAATTCAAACGAATCCGTTGCGAATT AACGCCCACATGTCTGTGATAGAATCGCTGATGGTTTTGTATGCCAAGGAGATATCATCGGGTGACCGCATCATGTCGGCCATCAGAAG AATATCTGGCAGCAATTACCAGACGCCTCCTGGCCAAACGTATGAGCAAGCTCTGCTGGCTTGGATTTCGCATGCCTGCGCCGCTCTGAAGAAGCGCATCATCAAGGAGGTGGAGACAGGGCTGCCCGATGAGAAT GGCACGCGTCTGCAGACGCCGGACATACCGCCAGTGAGGGACTTCCAGGATCTGTGCGATGGCATCTGCCTGGCGCTGCTCATCGCCTACTACTGCCCCAAGGTGGTGCCCTGGACGATGGTGCGCATCAACTATCTGCCCGCTGTCGAGGACTCCATACACAATATCCTGCTCGTGAGCAATTTCTCACAGAAGCATCTGCCATATGGCGTCTTCCACATGACGCCCGAGGATGTGACCTTCATGAGGGG ATCGATGAAACTGAATCTGGTACTGCTGCTCACGGATCTGTTCAATCTGTTCGAGATACATCCGGCGAAGTGTGTCTGCTACCCGGGCATGGATGGTCAGG ATGTCATCGCCCGGCGCACCTTGGGCGCCAATGAGCACGGAATCTGCCACCGACGGGGCCTCACAATGCAGCCCGTTATGCCCATACCCGATCTCCGCAGCGATCTCGACCAGCCGCCCGTTGGCTCGCCCTCGAATCGGCCGCCATTTCAAG TTCCGCATTCGAATTCATTCAGCGGCGGCTTAAATCGCAGATCCACCCCGCCAAAcgaacaccaacaacaacaacaccaacagacGGTTGTTCAAGCAAATTCGAATCATTTCGATGGTAATCAAGGCGAAG CCTTCGTCGTGCACAAGTCGCGTGGCATCACCACACTCTCATCCATGcactcgcagcagcagcagcaacaccaccaccaacagcagcatcagcaacagcaacagttccaccagcagcagcagtcgcagctacagcaacagctacagcagcaacagcagcagcagcagcaggagccctTGGTTCCGGCTCGCTTGCGTCAGGCTAAAGAAAAGACCAATGTCGAGTCCAAGGCGGATGAGAGAG GCGATTTTGTCGCTGCGGGTCGACCAAGTAACTGGGAACAGAGCCGTCGGCCAAGCTTTGCAG GGCGCCGCTCGCGCAGGAACTCCTCCAGCGAGGACTCTCAGCTGACCATCGAGAACTTTGGCGGCTCCCAGGATCAGCTGCACACGCTGGGAGGCAGATTCGATCGGGATCGCGAACGGGAccgagacagggacagggagcgGAAGTTTTCCAACACCAGCATAG CTGAACCCGCTGTGGCCGTGCGCTCCTCCATTGCCGATGCCCGGGGCACGCTGCAGCTTGGCTACGACACGGATTCGGGCTCGGAGAAGCAGGACCGCGAGACGGAGAAGTATTCAATGCGTCGGCAGGCGAG TGTCGACAATGTGCCCACGGTGTCGGCTCACAATCTATCGAATGCGAGCAGCCCCTTGCCACAGGCACGGAACAAGCAACATTCCAGCGACAAAGACTACAGCCACAGCGTGGCGGACACCTACAACGACGCCCGCTCCAGTGCCTACGATCCGGAGAGCACCCCAGTGCGCAAGTCCTCCACCAGCAGCATGCCAGCGAGCCCCGCAGCCTGGCAGCTGGACGTGGGCGATGAGGACATGCGCTCGCTGGAGAACGCCACCAAGCTGTCCACCATACGCATGAAGCTGGAGGAGAAGCGTCGTCGCATTGAGCAGGACAAGCGGAAGATCGAAATGGCCCTGCTCAGGCACCAGGAGAAG GAGGATCTGGAATCTTGTCCGGAGGTTATGAAGTGGGAAACCATGAGCAATGAATCGAAGCGCACGCCGGACATGGATCCCGTTGACTTGGACAAGTACCAG CAAAGCATCGCCATCATGAACATGAATCTGCAGGATATCCAGCAGGATATCCACCGCCTGGCCACGCAGCAGAGCCAGATGCAGGCCCAGCACCTGCAGGCGCAGCAGCTCCTGCAGGCCCAGCAAATAGCCAATATGCTGAACCAG caacagacgTATGGGTCGCAGCAGCACCTGTCTGACCACcactaccagcagcagcagagacccATGCAGCAAAGCTTTGGCTCATCGCCGCATCTTCCGCAGGCCTACAATGCCCCAGTCAGTGCGTACAGCTCCCGTCCGCCCAGCCGCGATCCCtatcagcagcaacaccagcagcagcagcccatgGCCATGCCCCAGCCGATGCAGTTCGTCAATGAGCACGGCCAGTACATGTCGCCGCCGCAGCCCTCCCACTACCAGCCGCAGAGCATCTACAGCGACAATGGAGCGCCCTACAACAACCACTCGCCGCACTACGGAGCGGCTGCTCCTCCGCAGTACAGGAGCAGTGTGGTCTTCGATGACTATGGCCAGCCCACGAACCACTTCTACCTGCATGAGTCCTcgccacaggcacagccacaggtCCATCCCCAGCGCCGCACCTGGGCGCactcagcagcagccgccgcctacgagcagcagcagcagatacagCAGCCGATGGTGGATGTGAATGCGTGGCagtcacagcagcagcagcaacagcaccaccagcagcagaagaaggcccAGCAGCCCTGGATGAACAGGCCTCCCTCCAGCGCGGGAGGAGCGGCCCAGGGCAGCTTTATGCTGCACCAGAACGGGGGAGGAGGTGCTggaggtggtggcggcggcggaggcgagCTCCAGCATCTGTTCCAGGTGCAGGCCTCGCCGCAGCACTCGCAGCGCCAGTTGGGTGGGGGGGCCAACGGGGTGCAGAGACAGCAGTCACTGACCAATCTGCGCGACAATCGCTCGCCCAAGTCCCAGCACCAGCCGCAGACCATGGGCATGGCCATGCAGCAGGAGGACATGATGGCACCGCAGAGCATTTGCTTCATtggcgacgaggaggatgtGGACGAGGTGGAGCGCAACATCATCGAGTCCATGCAGGCCACACGCATCTCGGACTTTgtgcttcagcagcagcagcaacagcaacatcaccagcagcaactgcaactgcagcagcagcagcagcgtctgcAGGGCGGAAGGGGCAGTAGTTCGGAGGACTACGACAGCGGCGAGATGATTTCCAACAAGCTGAACATCACCAGCGGAAATCTCACCTACCGCATACCTTCGCCCTCGCGCCCCTCCATTCAGGCCAACAGTTTCCAGGACCCGCGCGACAGCGAGGATCAGCCGGCCGAGAAGGGCTTCTACATCTCCTTCGACGACGACCAGCCCAAGCGTCCAAAGCCGCCGCTGCGCGCCAAGCGCTCGCCCAAGAAGGAGGCCCTGCCGTtgggcggcagcagcagcagcatccgggacagggacagcgTGGACCACCAGACTCTTCTCAAACGGGAGTCCCTAAGTCAACtgcacaacaacaataacaacaacggCAGCGAGGATGGCCACAAGTCAGCAGGGGCCAACAGGCACAGCATCCACGGCCTCAACCACTCCAACAGTGTCAAATCGCCCGGTAATGCCACCTACAACAAGTACACGGACGAGGCGCCCATCCAACTACGCCATCTGGCCGTATCGGGCTCGGATCCATTTGGCCATgagccacacccacatccacacccacagcccatgcagcagcagcccatgTCACCCACGCGAATCCAGCAGAGCAACAACAGTGCCGAGGCGGCCAAGAACAAGGCGCTGGTGATTGGAGCCGACGCCACCAACCTAGATCCG GAGTCTGTGGATGAAATGGAGCGACGAAAAGAGAAGATCATGCTGCTGTCCCTGCAGCGGcgtcagcagcaggaggaggccaaGGCACGCAAGGAGATAGAGGCCTCGCAGAAGCGGGAAAAGGAgcgggagaaggaggaggagcgcgcACGCAAGAAGGAGGATCAAATGGCGCGACGAGCGGCCATATTGGAACAGCATAGACTCAAGAAAGCCATCGAAGAGGCCGAAAGAGAG GGTAAAACCCTGGATCGGCCCGATCTGCATGTGAAACTGCAACCCCAGTCATCTAGTGCAACGAATCCGCGACTCCGGCAGCAGCGCACGACACGTCCCAGGCCCAAGACCATTCATGTGGACGATGCCAGTGTGGACATCAGTGAGGCTTCGAGCATCTCTAGTCGGGGCAAGAAGGGCTCCAGCTCGAATCTAACCG GCTACGGTCAACTAAGCTCAAATTCAATGAAAAGAGATTATTACAGGGGCTCGCAAGACTCCCTCACAGTGAAAG AGCCAGCAGCCGTCGAGCGGGGCCGCACTCTGTCGCGTATCTCCGTCGCTAAGGGGAGCACACTTAATTTCCGGGGCCGAAAGTCCAATTCGCTAATGAATCTGTGCG ATTCGGGACTGGGACGCGCCACACCGCCGAGGCGCGCACCCTCGCCTGGAATGGGCGCTTCAG GTCCAAAACTCTACAAGCAACCAGCGGCCAAATCCAATCGCGGCATTATACTGAATGCCGTCGAATACTGCGTCTTTCCGGGCGCCGTCAACCGTGAGGCCAAACAGAAAGTGCTCGAGAAGATAGCACGCTCGGAGGCGAAACACTTCCTAGTACTCTTCCGCGATGCGGGCTGCCAGTTCCGCGCCCTCTACAGCTACATGCCCGAGTCCGGGGACCAGGTGACCAAGCTGTACGGCACCGGACCTAGTCAAGTAGACGAAGTCATGTTCGATAAGTTCTTCAA ATACAACTCAGGGGGCAAGTGCTTCTCGCAAGTGCACACCAAGCATCTGACCGTCACCATCGACGCCTTCACAATACACAACTCGCTCTGGCAGGGCAAGCGGGTGCAGTTGCCCAGCAAAAAGGACATGGCGCTTGTGATCTAA